In Asanoa sp. WMMD1127, one genomic interval encodes:
- a CDS encoding class I SAM-dependent methyltransferase, which yields MIEPTRETRETYDRIATEYAQRKADVDARLVRDLSELAAAVPPGGVVVDVGCGPGREVGLLRERGFLVLGLDLSLGQLRAGRVGGVAQADMRTLPVRNGSVDAVWCQAALLHLPRPAVPAALAEFARVVRPGGALFLAVAEGDDADWEVARNYGSDLRRWFTYHREPDLTAALATAGFTVHTVRRETALRDWMAVHARRVSA from the coding sequence ATGATCGAGCCGACGCGGGAGACACGCGAGACCTACGACCGGATCGCCACGGAGTACGCGCAGCGCAAGGCCGACGTGGACGCACGCCTGGTGCGCGACCTGAGCGAGCTCGCCGCCGCCGTGCCACCAGGCGGCGTCGTGGTCGACGTGGGGTGCGGGCCGGGGCGGGAGGTCGGACTGCTGCGCGAGCGCGGGTTCCTGGTGCTCGGGTTGGACCTCTCACTCGGCCAGCTGCGCGCCGGCCGTGTGGGCGGTGTCGCTCAGGCCGACATGCGGACGCTACCCGTCCGGAATGGATCCGTGGACGCGGTCTGGTGCCAGGCGGCGCTACTCCACCTGCCGCGGCCCGCGGTGCCCGCGGCCCTGGCCGAGTTCGCCCGGGTCGTACGCCCCGGTGGCGCGCTGTTCCTGGCCGTTGCGGAGGGCGACGACGCCGACTGGGAAGTCGCCCGCAACTACGGCTCGGACCTGCGGCGCTGGTTCACCTACCACCGCGAGCCGGACCTCACGGCGGCGCTGGCGACCGCGGGTTTCACCGTCCACACGGTGCGCCGGGAAACCGCACTCCGCGACTGGATGGCGGTGCACGCCCGGCGGGTCAGCGCCTGA
- a CDS encoding DUF4132 domain-containing protein, with amino-acid sequence MNKPVELVGRWGSLAAVAYRATSRVTDDDTAAARADLHSWSAEQRRGAALGVHADATLSGAPTTIHGDALDLLDNGIEWTRADLVWSLGRLLRERGLADGEAFQLPARIAAALGPAELAGLVAPLRALVGDLLDGRFPAAVRRPLVALFGAAIDRATGDPVPTRLLHQGDDFGPGARAALAPVLAAPGVRDALVHAATLVDPKPSARWLTTAATVRPPAAEAIRALLARFAADPQDLHPDTDELLRGLTYLHCLDPSTSATELICEVARAAAAAPRWATGYPHAPRTAHAACRILSERDGDEPARTLARLSLTVRNKALATRVRAALDHLGARRGWQEGEVLELAVDDHGLDADGRRAWTHDGWTIVLELTTDGPRLRYEHAGEPRKTVPAAVRAAPAFREAKAEQKRLAATLAAERQRLEGLSAHDRVWPLAEWRSRYLDHAVTSAHAKRLVWEVSHDGARWTAGVPALDPGTFAGAAGVVRLWHPLSTDRAEVAAWRDRIAAGGVRQPFKQVYREAYVITPAEATAGDASARFATHILRYRQASALMRARGWEAPFLGGWSGGYQSEATKVFGGWRARLAHEIADLGEAGSPIEHCATGTVRFARREGRRWTAIPLTEVPPRVFSEAMRDVDLFVGVASIGTDDAWAERGEHRFFAYWRESGFGELSARAEVRRDALARMLPKLRIAGRCELGDRFLRVRGSLRTYRIHLGSGNVLMEPDDAYLCIVPGRAPARVALPFDDDPTLSVIISKALLLASDGTIKDATILSQIRR; translated from the coding sequence GTGAACAAGCCCGTCGAGCTGGTCGGCCGTTGGGGCTCGCTGGCCGCGGTCGCCTACCGGGCGACTTCGCGCGTTACCGACGACGACACCGCGGCCGCGCGGGCGGACCTCCACTCCTGGTCGGCCGAGCAGCGCCGAGGCGCGGCCCTCGGGGTGCACGCCGACGCGACCCTCAGCGGCGCACCGACCACCATCCACGGCGACGCGCTGGACCTGCTCGACAACGGCATCGAGTGGACGCGCGCCGACCTCGTCTGGAGCCTCGGCCGGCTGCTGCGCGAGCGCGGCCTGGCCGACGGCGAGGCGTTCCAGCTTCCGGCGCGGATCGCCGCCGCTCTCGGGCCGGCAGAGCTGGCCGGCCTCGTGGCGCCGTTGCGGGCGCTGGTCGGTGACCTGCTCGACGGCAGGTTTCCGGCGGCGGTCCGCCGGCCGCTGGTCGCGCTGTTCGGTGCGGCCATCGACCGCGCGACGGGCGACCCGGTGCCCACCCGGCTGCTGCACCAGGGCGACGACTTCGGTCCCGGCGCCCGCGCAGCGCTGGCGCCCGTCCTGGCGGCGCCGGGGGTCCGCGACGCCCTCGTGCACGCCGCGACGCTGGTCGACCCCAAGCCGTCCGCGCGCTGGCTGACCACCGCGGCGACCGTGCGACCGCCGGCCGCCGAAGCGATCCGGGCGCTGCTCGCCCGCTTCGCGGCGGACCCGCAGGATCTTCACCCGGACACCGACGAACTCCTCCGGGGCCTGACCTACCTCCACTGTCTCGACCCGTCGACGTCGGCCACCGAACTGATCTGTGAGGTGGCCCGGGCCGCGGCCGCGGCGCCGCGCTGGGCCACCGGTTACCCTCACGCGCCCAGGACCGCCCACGCCGCGTGCCGGATCCTTTCCGAACGCGACGGCGACGAGCCCGCCCGGACACTGGCCCGGCTGTCGCTGACCGTGCGCAACAAGGCGTTGGCGACGCGGGTCCGGGCGGCCCTGGACCACCTCGGTGCCCGGCGGGGGTGGCAGGAGGGAGAGGTGCTGGAGCTCGCGGTGGACGACCACGGCCTCGACGCCGACGGCCGCCGCGCCTGGACGCACGACGGGTGGACGATCGTGCTGGAGCTGACCACGGACGGGCCACGACTGCGCTACGAGCACGCCGGCGAGCCGCGCAAGACGGTGCCGGCCGCGGTGCGCGCCGCGCCGGCGTTCCGGGAAGCGAAGGCCGAACAGAAGCGCCTCGCCGCTACGCTGGCCGCCGAACGCCAGCGCCTGGAGGGCTTGTCGGCGCACGACCGGGTCTGGCCGCTCGCCGAATGGCGCTCCCGCTATCTCGACCATGCGGTGACGTCCGCGCACGCGAAGCGCCTGGTGTGGGAGGTGTCCCACGACGGCGCGAGGTGGACGGCGGGCGTCCCGGCCCTCGACCCGGGCACGTTCGCCGGCGCCGCCGGCGTGGTGCGCCTGTGGCATCCATTGTCGACGGACCGTGCCGAGGTCGCCGCCTGGCGCGACCGGATCGCGGCGGGCGGGGTGCGGCAGCCGTTCAAGCAGGTCTATCGCGAGGCCTACGTGATCACCCCGGCCGAGGCCACGGCCGGCGACGCCTCGGCCCGGTTCGCCACGCACATCCTGCGTTACCGCCAGGCGAGCGCCCTGATGCGCGCCCGTGGCTGGGAGGCGCCCTTCCTGGGCGGCTGGAGCGGCGGTTACCAGAGCGAGGCGACGAAGGTCTTCGGCGGCTGGCGGGCCAGGCTGGCGCACGAGATCGCCGACCTGGGCGAAGCGGGTTCGCCGATCGAGCACTGCGCCACGGGGACCGTGCGGTTCGCCCGCCGGGAGGGCCGGCGCTGGACGGCGATCCCGCTCACGGAGGTGCCGCCGCGGGTGTTCTCCGAGGCGATGCGCGACGTCGACCTCTTCGTCGGTGTCGCGTCGATCGGCACCGACGACGCCTGGGCCGAGCGGGGCGAGCACCGCTTCTTCGCCTACTGGCGGGAGTCGGGATTCGGCGAACTGAGCGCGCGGGCCGAGGTGCGGCGCGACGCGTTGGCGCGGATGCTGCCGAAGCTGCGTATCGCGGGCCGGTGCGAGCTGGGCGACCGTTTCCTGCGGGTGCGCGGATCCCTGCGGACCTACAGGATCCATCTCGGCTCGGGCAACGTCCTGATGGAGCCGGACGACGCGTACCTGTGCATCGTCCCGGGCCGCGCGCCGGCGCGCGTCGCGCTGCCGTTCGACGACGACCCGACGTTGTCGGTGATCATTTCCAAGGCGCTGCTCCTGGCATCCGACGGCACGATCAAGGATGCGACGATCCTCAGCCAGATCAGGCGCTGA
- a CDS encoding peptidoglycan recognition family protein, translating into MRRILSCLSAATLTLAGLTLVSGPASAAPTSRQQVYADAAAEFGVPESVLLGVSYLESRWDRNAGKPSTSGGFGPMHLTDAANVRAVSHHDSGTEDPRGDDSRPLTVRAATPAAPLAASLQTIDAAAALTGAPKEALRTDATANIRGGAALLGSYQKALGAPTGAGSDPAAWYGAVARYSGADTTDAATAFADEVYATIESGAARTTDDGQAVRLEGRSVAPQRAQANRLGLRAAPRADGVECPVTVSCEWIPAPYEAFGDGDYGNHDLSDRPARQKIEYIIIHDTEGSYATTLNLVQDPTYVSWHYTLRSVDGHIAQHVKTKDVAWHAGNWDVNARSVGLEHEGFAADGAWYTEALYRSSAKLVRYLAHRFGIPLNRQHVLGHDNVPGTTAATVRGMHWDPGPYWDWSHYFDLLGAPFWSTGTALTGLVQIDPSYVDNQPAFTGCVTAGVPCAPHGSSSVVLHTAPSFDAPLVTDLGLHPDGAPSTMHISDHGARASAGQTYALAGRSGDWTAIWYLGQKGWFHNPRSAPTANWQIGLVAVPKKDKATIPVYGRAYPEAEAYPAGVPVQAISPLQYTLSAGQRYAVGAVLPGQYYRATTFAGTSPGDWTVIQGDKTYVEIQFGHRVAFVDKADVDLRLSIGS; encoded by the coding sequence GTGCGACGAATCCTCAGCTGTCTGTCCGCCGCGACGCTCACGCTCGCGGGACTCACCCTCGTCTCGGGGCCGGCGAGCGCCGCCCCGACCAGCCGCCAACAGGTCTACGCCGACGCCGCCGCCGAGTTCGGCGTGCCGGAGAGCGTCCTGCTCGGCGTGTCCTACCTGGAGTCCCGGTGGGACCGCAACGCCGGCAAGCCGAGCACCAGCGGCGGGTTCGGTCCGATGCACCTGACCGACGCCGCCAACGTGCGCGCCGTCAGCCATCACGACAGCGGGACCGAGGACCCGCGCGGCGACGACAGCCGGCCGTTGACGGTGCGCGCGGCCACCCCCGCGGCACCTTTGGCCGCGTCGCTGCAGACGATCGACGCGGCGGCCGCACTGACCGGCGCGCCCAAGGAGGCGCTGCGCACCGACGCCACGGCCAACATCCGCGGTGGCGCGGCGCTGCTCGGCTCCTACCAGAAGGCGCTCGGCGCGCCGACGGGCGCCGGCAGCGACCCGGCGGCCTGGTACGGCGCGGTGGCCCGCTACTCCGGCGCCGACACGACCGACGCGGCGACGGCGTTCGCGGACGAGGTCTACGCGACCATCGAGTCGGGCGCCGCGCGCACGACCGACGACGGCCAGGCGGTCCGGCTCGAGGGGCGGTCGGTGGCGCCCCAGCGGGCCCAGGCGAACCGGCTCGGCCTGCGCGCCGCGCCCCGGGCCGACGGCGTCGAATGCCCGGTCACGGTGTCGTGCGAGTGGATCCCGGCGCCCTACGAGGCGTTCGGCGACGGCGACTACGGCAACCACGACCTGTCGGACCGGCCGGCCCGGCAGAAGATCGAATACATCATCATCCACGACACCGAGGGCTCGTACGCCACGACGTTGAACCTGGTCCAGGACCCGACGTACGTGAGCTGGCACTACACGCTGCGCTCGGTCGACGGCCACATCGCGCAGCACGTGAAGACCAAGGACGTCGCCTGGCACGCGGGCAACTGGGACGTCAACGCCCGCTCGGTGGGCCTGGAGCACGAGGGCTTCGCGGCCGACGGCGCGTGGTACACCGAGGCGCTCTACCGCTCGTCGGCCAAGCTGGTGCGCTACCTCGCGCACCGTTTCGGCATCCCGCTGAACCGCCAGCACGTCCTGGGCCACGACAACGTCCCCGGCACCACGGCGGCGACGGTCCGCGGCATGCACTGGGACCCGGGTCCGTACTGGGACTGGTCGCACTACTTCGACCTGCTGGGCGCGCCGTTCTGGTCGACCGGCACCGCGCTGACCGGCCTGGTGCAGATCGATCCGTCCTATGTCGACAACCAGCCGGCGTTCACGGGCTGCGTCACCGCCGGGGTGCCGTGCGCGCCGCACGGCTCGTCGTCGGTGGTCCTGCACACCGCGCCGTCGTTCGACGCGCCACTGGTGACCGACCTGGGCCTGCACCCGGACGGCGCACCGTCCACGATGCACATCTCCGACCACGGCGCCCGCGCGTCGGCGGGCCAGACCTACGCGCTGGCCGGCCGCTCGGGCGACTGGACGGCCATCTGGTACCTGGGCCAGAAGGGCTGGTTCCACAACCCACGCTCGGCGCCGACCGCGAACTGGCAGATCGGCCTGGTCGCGGTGCCGAAGAAGGACAAGGCCACGATCCCGGTGTACGGCCGCGCGTATCCGGAAGCGGAGGCGTATCCGGCCGGCGTGCCGGTCCAGGCGATCTCGCCGCTGCAGTACACGCTGTCGGCGGGCCAGCGCTACGCGGTGGGCGCGGTGCTGCCGGGCCAGTACTACCGCGCGACCACCTTCGCGGGCACCTCACCGGGCGACTGGACGGTCATCCAGGGCGACAAGACCTACGTCGAGATCCAGTTCGGCCACCGGGTGGCCTTCGTCGACAAGGCGGACGTGGACCTGCGCCTCTCCATCGGAAGCTGA
- a CDS encoding carbon-nitrogen hydrolase family protein, with protein MLPPEPLTVAAGQARSVSLDVPATVATAADLVRRAADAGAALLVLPELFLTGYELAGIRAHAAAVPDALEPLAKACAETGTAAVVGAPVVADGLAYISALVVDRSGSVAGRYDKQCPTATERVAGVSAGAGGCTVELDGWRLGLGICADTGFPEHARAAALDDCHAYVVGAFFGPGLSAVRRATQLPARALDNTMYAVLADYPGPAGGSAIWNPDGTLLTDAGPTDPALAVGRLDPEVLALARAEHPVLTDPALTAGPVPARAALAV; from the coding sequence ATGCTGCCGCCCGAACCGCTCACCGTCGCCGCCGGCCAGGCGCGGTCCGTGTCGCTCGACGTGCCGGCCACCGTGGCGACCGCCGCCGACCTGGTCCGCCGGGCCGCCGACGCCGGGGCGGCGCTGCTGGTGCTGCCGGAGCTGTTCCTGACCGGCTACGAGCTGGCCGGCATCCGCGCGCACGCCGCCGCCGTGCCGGACGCCCTCGAGCCGTTGGCCAAGGCGTGCGCGGAGACCGGCACGGCGGCGGTGGTGGGCGCGCCGGTGGTGGCCGACGGGCTCGCGTACATCTCGGCCCTGGTGGTGGACCGCTCCGGCAGTGTCGCCGGTCGCTACGACAAGCAGTGTCCGACCGCGACGGAGCGGGTCGCCGGCGTCTCGGCCGGCGCCGGCGGGTGCACCGTCGAGCTCGACGGCTGGCGCCTGGGTCTCGGCATCTGCGCCGACACCGGCTTCCCGGAACACGCGCGCGCCGCCGCCCTCGACGACTGCCACGCGTACGTCGTCGGCGCGTTCTTCGGCCCCGGCCTGAGCGCCGTCCGGCGCGCCACCCAGCTGCCGGCCAGGGCGCTCGACAACACGATGTACGCCGTGCTGGCGGACTATCCGGGCCCGGCCGGTGGCAGCGCGATCTGGAATCCCGACGGCACCCTGCTGACCGACGCCGGCCCGACCGACCCGGCCCTCGCGGTCGGCCGGCTCGACCCGGAGGTGCTCGCGCTGGCCCGGGCGGAGCACCCGGTGCTGACCGACCCGGCCCTGACCGCCGGCCCCGTCCCCGCGCGGGCGGCGCTCGCCGTCTGA
- a CDS encoding polysaccharide deacetylase family protein: MFGARFAARLAVVAVAVAAGAAAVATAPAAAATCNGYVGLTFDDGPTGSTSALLSVLRANGVRATMFNTGQNAQNNRSAAQAQVAAGMWVGNHSWNHAHLTTLSQAQMQSDLAQANSAIQSATGVRPQLFRPPYGETNGTLQSVASSLGLRQVIWDVDSQDWNGASTAQIVANAGRLQAGQVILMHDGPQATRDAIPQIMANLTSRNLCPGMLSPSTGRAVAPDGGGGTTPPPGGGSCTATAAYPNVWGDRYNTSVTVSGAGAWTVVVAVTAPQRIVTTWSGAASRDGSGTVLTMRSNGSGNTFGFTTMFNGNSGGRAQIRSCAAG, translated from the coding sequence ATGTTCGGTGCCCGCTTCGCTGCGCGGTTGGCGGTGGTCGCCGTCGCCGTGGCCGCCGGTGCTGCCGCCGTCGCCACGGCGCCCGCCGCCGCCGCCACCTGCAACGGTTACGTCGGCCTGACGTTCGACGACGGGCCCACCGGCAGCACGAGCGCACTGTTGAGCGTGCTGCGCGCCAACGGCGTACGCGCGACGATGTTCAACACCGGCCAGAACGCGCAGAACAACCGGTCGGCGGCGCAGGCGCAGGTCGCGGCCGGCATGTGGGTCGGCAACCACAGCTGGAACCACGCGCACCTGACGACGCTGAGCCAGGCGCAGATGCAGTCCGACCTGGCGCAGGCCAACAGCGCGATCCAGTCGGCGACCGGCGTACGCCCGCAGTTGTTCCGGCCGCCCTACGGCGAGACCAACGGCACGCTGCAGTCCGTCGCCTCGTCGCTCGGCCTGCGGCAGGTGATCTGGGACGTCGACTCGCAGGACTGGAACGGCGCCAGCACCGCGCAGATCGTCGCCAACGCCGGTCGGCTCCAGGCCGGGCAGGTCATCCTGATGCACGACGGCCCGCAGGCCACCCGCGACGCGATCCCGCAGATCATGGCCAACCTGACCAGCCGCAACCTGTGCCCCGGCATGCTCTCGCCGAGCACCGGCCGGGCCGTGGCGCCCGACGGCGGCGGTGGCACCACTCCCCCGCCCGGCGGCGGCTCCTGCACCGCCACGGCGGCGTACCCGAATGTCTGGGGTGACCGCTACAACACCTCGGTGACGGTCAGCGGCGCCGGCGCGTGGACCGTGGTGGTCGCCGTCACGGCGCCGCAGCGGATCGTGACCACGTGGAGCGGCGCGGCGAGCCGGGACGGCAGCGGCACCGTGCTGACGATGCGGTCCAACGGCAGTGGCAACACGTTCGGCTTCACGACGATGTTCAACGGCAACAGCGGCGGCCGGGCCCAGATCCGGTCGTGCGCCGCGGGCTGA